A single region of the Vanacampus margaritifer isolate UIUO_Vmar chromosome 13, RoL_Vmar_1.0, whole genome shotgun sequence genome encodes:
- the zbtb7a gene encoding zinc finger and BTB domain-containing protein 7A, whose protein sequence is MSSGAGGRGGRRLRGTAGGGGRGVAGEAEEGPVGIPFPEHSADILGNLNKQRLSGLLCDVLLITQDREFPAHRSVLASCSSYFHKLFTSGAAADQRNVYNIDFVAAEALGALLDFAYTATLTVSHSSVADILAAARLLEIPPVQDVCTHLLDTKVLSPPAGSEQRNEDEERGRGGGEQGNQALAREFLEYFQRGAHWSSSCSTPELRDLPTHLHFNHGNGGTPSNGAPGVPGEYYSPLALALVQAPIHEPEEEEDEEEDDEDGEAAQGNGISLGSFYCPPSQNGNFYLPPEARPEHDALETEDGTLQRMARERGSASALLQQMMDSIERQKQRGAAGEEPDDGDDPDMEFYYNYFNSTQLEDTPSAAMTTGVPPVWLSRSNTGHDRVGGGERGVGERGGGERKMRSKAFQKCPICSKVIQGAGKLPRHIRTHTGEKPYECAICKVRFTRQDKLKVHMRKHTGEKPYLCTQCGAAFAHNYDLKNHMRVHTGLRPYQCTSCFKTFVRSDHLHRHLKKDGCNGIPSRRGRKPRAREPGLDAPVGLLSPGSDTGLEPHIIKSRQLSEALKFEVEGAHAHSPQLAGGGGP, encoded by the exons ATGTCGTCCGGAGCCGGCGGGAGGGGGGGAAGGCGGCTCAGGGGGACGGCGGGCGGCGGAGGCCGAGGAGTTGCCGGAGAGGCCGAAGAGGGCCCCGTGGGGATCCCCTTCCCCGAGCACAGCGCGGACATCCTGGGCAACCTCAACAAGCAGCGGCTGAGCGGCCTGCTCTGCGACGTGCTGCTGATCACGCAGGATCGGGAGTTCCCAGCTCACCGCTCCGTCCTGGCGTCCTGCAGCTCCTACTTCCACAAGCTATTCACTTCGGGAGCGGCCGCCGACCAACGCAACGTCTACAACATCGACTTTGTGGCGGCGGAGGCGCTCGGAGCGCTGCTGGACTTTGCCTACACGGCCACGCTGACCGTCAGCCACAGCAGCGTGGCTGACATCCTTGCAGCTGCACGCCTCCTCGAGATCCCACCCGTTCAGGACGTCTGTACACACCTGCTGGACACCAAAGTGCTCTCCCCGCCG GCGGGCAGTGAGCAACGAAACGAGGATGAGGAGAGGGGCAGAGGAGGAGGCGAGCAGGGGAACCAGGCGCTGGCCCGGGAGTTCCTGGAGTACTTTCAGAGAGGGGCGCACTGGAGCAGCAGCTGCAGCACGCCGGAGCTCAGGGACCTGCCCACACACCTGCACTTTAACCACGGCAACGGTGGGACCCCCAGCAACGGAGCACCCGGTGTCCCCGGTGAGTACTACTCCCCCCTGGCCCTCGCTTTGGTCCAGGCCCCGATCCATGAGccggaagaggaagaagacgagGAAGAGGACGACGAGGACGGGGAAGCGGCGCAGGGCAATGGAATAAGCCTCGGGTCATTTTACTGCCCACCCTCCCAGAACGGGAACTTCTACCTCCCCCCCGAGGCTCGGCCGGAGCACGACGCGCTGGAGACGGAAGATGGCACCCTACAGCGGATGGCGAGGGAAAGGGGCTCGGCCAGTGCCCTCTTGCAGCAGATGATGGACTCCATCGAGAGGCAGAAGCAGCGCGGTGCGGCCGGGGAGGAGCCGGATGATGGCGATGACCCCGATATGGAATTTTACTACAATTACTTTAACAGCACTCAGCTTGAGGACACGCCTTCTGCCGCCATGACGACAGGTGTTCCGCCGGTGTGGTTGTCGCGGAGCAACACCGGCCACGACAGAGTCGGCGGAGGGGAGAGGGGGGTCGGCGAGAGGGGCGGCGGGGAGAGGAAGATGCGCTCGAAGGCCTTTCAGAAGTGCCCCATATGCTCCAAGGTCATCCAAGGAGCGGGCAAGCTACCCCGCCACATCCGAACACACACGGGGGAGAAACCCTACGAGTGCGCCATCTGCAAAGTGCGCTTTACCAG GCAGGACAAGCTCAAGGTTCACATGCGGAAGCATACGGGAGAGAAGCCTTACCTTTGTACGCAATGCGGGGCCGCCTTTGCGCACAACTACGACCTGAAGAACCACATGCGCGTTCACACCGGCCTGCGCCCCTACCAGTGCACCAGCTGCTTTAAGACTTTTGTACGCTCAGACCACCTGCACCGCCACCTCAAGAAGGACGGCTGCAACGGCATCCCGTCCCGCCGGGGCCGAAAGCCGCGGGCGCGGGAACCCGGGCTGGATGCCCCCGTGGGCCTGCTGAGCCCCGGCTCAGACACCGGCCTGGAGCCTCACATCATCAAGTCACGGCAGCTCTCGGAAGCTCTCAAGTTTGAGGTGGAGGGGGCCCACGCACACAGCCCACAACTAGCAGGAGGGGGCGGACCCTGA